The following are encoded in a window of Peromyscus maniculatus bairdii isolate BWxNUB_F1_BW_parent chromosome X, HU_Pman_BW_mat_3.1, whole genome shotgun sequence genomic DNA:
- the LOC143271043 gene encoding phosphatidylinositol N-acetylglucosaminyltransferase subunit A-like produces the protein MANRRRGTDLLSGIIPELCQKYQELNFLIGGEGPKRIILEEVRERYQLHDRVQLLGALEHKDVRNVLVQGHIFLNTSLTEAFCMAIVEAASCGLQVVSTKVGGIPEVLPENLIILCEPSVKSLCEGLEKAIFQVKSGTLPAPENIHNVVKAFYTWRNVAERTEKVYERVSKETVLPMHKRLNRLISHCGPVTGYIFALLAVFSYLFLIFLQWMTPDSVIDVAVDATGPRGAWTHPCPRDKKRDENDKVSKSR, from the exons ATGGCCAATAGAAGACGAG GGACTGATTTGCTTAGTGGTATAATACCTGAACTCTGTCAGAAATATCAAGAATTAAATTTCCTAATTGGAGGAGAGGGACCAAAGagaatcattttggaagaagTGCGGGAAAGATACCAACTACATGACAGGGTGCAACTTTTGGGAGCTTTAGAACACAAGGATGTTAGAAATGTCTTAGTTCAAGGACACATTTTTCTCAACACCTCCCTCACTGAAGCATTCTGCATGGCCATCGTGGAAGCCGCCAGTTGTGGTTTGCAGGTTGTCAGCACGAAGGTTGGTGGGATTCCTGAAGTCCTTCCGGaaaatcttattattttatgtgagcCTTCAGTAAAATCGTTGTGTGAAGGCCTGGAAAAAGCTATTTTCCAAGTGAAGTCGGGGACGTTGCCAGCTCCAGAAAATATCCACAATGTAGTAAAGGCTTTCTACACCTGGCGGAATGTGGCGGAGAGAACTGAAAAAGTGTACGAGCGTGTGTCGAAGGAAACTGTGTTGCCAATGCACAAGAGATTGAACAGGCTCATCTCTCATTGTGGCCCAGTGACAGGCTACATTTTTGCTTTGCTGGCAGTGTTTAGCtatctcttcctcattttcctgcAATGGATGACTCCAGACTCTGTCATTGATGTTGCGGTGGATGCTACTGGGCCAAGGGGAGCCTGGACTCATCCATGTCCACGTGATAAGAAAAGAGATGAGAATGATAAGGTATCCAAAAGCAGGTAG